AATAAAAATCCTCAGCGAAGCCGAGGATTTTTATTTTTATACTTTAAATTGATTTAATTTTTCATTTAATTGATCTACCAGTTTTTCTAGTTCTTCTGCTTTTTTGTTTACGTTTTCTATTTCTTTACTTTCTTCTTCCACGTCTTTTGTTATCTCTGTTATTTCATTTGATATCTCTAATATCATTTGTGCTGTTTTGTCACTTGCCGCTGCCATTTCTTCTGTTGATGCGCTTTGCTCTTCTGCGTTTGCTGTTAACCCTTCTATCCTCTGGTTTATGTTTTCTACTCTTTCTAATATCTTTTGGAATTTTTCTTTTATTTCTTCTGCATTTTTTTCTACTTTGTTTATTACTCCTGCTGTTTCTTCTGTCGCTTTGTTTGCGTTTTGCGCTCCTTCTTTGATTTCTGTCAATATTTGCGCTATTTGTTCTGTCGCTTTTTTACTTTCTTCTGCTAATTTCCTTATTTCATCTGCTACTACTGCAAATCCTTTTCCTGCTTCCCCTGCCCTCGCTGCTTCTATTGCTGCGTTTAACGCTAATAGGTTTGTTTGTTCTGTTATGTTTGTTATTGTTTCTACTATTTCTCCTATGTTTGCAGCTTTTTCTGATAATATTTCTACTGTTTCTTCTGTTTCTTTTGATTTTTCTACTGCCTGTTCTATTATTTTTGTTATTTCTGTTATTGATTTTTCTCCTTCTTCTGTTAGTTGTGTCGTTTCGTTTACTTCTTGCGCTATTTCTACTGCATTGCTTGATACGTTTTGCGCTGCTATTGATACTTCATTTACTCCTGATGTTAGTTCTTCTGTTGTTGCTGCTGCATTTTCTGCGTTTTCTTCTATTTTTTTCGCTTTTCTTAATGCTTCTCCATTTGCTTCTTTTGTCTTTTCTGATACTTTTGTTAATGTTTCTGATGATTCTTCTATCTTTTGTCCCGCTTCTAGTAACCATTTTATTGTTTCTCTTAATTTTTTTGACATGTTTTGCAATGATTTCGCTATTATTGCCGTTTCGTCTTTTCCTTTTGATTCAAATTCTACTGTGAAGTCCCCTGTTGCAAATTTGTCTACTTTTTTACTCAATTCTATTAATGGTTTTGATATCTTTTTGGCAAATATTAATGATATTACTATTGATATTATTAATATTATTATCGATGTTATTATTAATATCGTTTTTATCTTTTCTGATGCTTTGAATGCTTCTTTTGTCGATATTTCTGATATGAATGCCCATTCTATTTCTTTATATTTAAATGGTGCGTATGCTGCTAATACTTCTTCTCCTTTGTAATTCTTTCCTATTTCCCATCCTTCTTCTCCTTTTAATGCCTTTTCTACATATTTCGTTTCTACTTTTTGTTTTAATATCGTTTCTTCCCCTTTTAGATTACTTCTCATTATTTTGTCTTTTCCTACTATATATGTTATCCCTGTTTCTCCCATCCCTCTTTTGTCTTGGAGAATATATTCAAAACTTTCATTTAATATTTGAAATATTAAGTAACCTATGTTTTCATCATCATACATTACTTTTTTTCCGGCAAAAAAGCCGTGTTCTTCATCACTAGCTTTATAATTTTTGATATCTGAAAAATGTACATTATTATCATTACTATTTTTTAATAATTTATATAAATCCCCTAGACTAGTATTTTTATATTCTCCTGTTTCTATATTTGTTCCAAATTCTTTATTCTTTTTAGTCGAATATAATATATATCCATCAGGAGTAATATAAAAAATATTATAATACACATTTTTTGTATAAATTAATTTTCTTAATAATGGATTTATTTTTTCATGTATGGAATTATATTGATATATTTCATCTAAAATATCAGGTGAAATCTTATTTTGATCGAAATTATCGTCATAAAAGAAATTATCTAGTTTTTCTTTATTATTATATGGATTATTTTCATAATATACAATTTGTAAATCTTTTATATATTTATCAAATCCATTTAGACTCTTTGAAAATTCTTCTTCGCCATAAAATCCATTCAAAGTTTCTATTATTACAGGCATTTCAGTAAAATATATTAAATCGTTTTCAACCTCTAATAATGTTTTTTCCAAAAATGCTTTTTTCGAGTCTCTTGCCACAATTAGTTTACTTACAAAACTTTCTTGAAGTGACTTTTGTGATTGTGTTAAACTTATAAAGAAGAATATTGTAAGTGAAAGAATCAGTAAAAATAAAACCAATGTTAAAATTTTCGAATTGATTTTCATATATACCCCTCCCTGAAATAATAAATATAAAATTTAACTTTC
This sequence is a window from Marinitoga hydrogenitolerans DSM 16785. Protein-coding genes within it:
- a CDS encoding methyl-accepting chemotaxis protein, which encodes MKINSKILTLVLFLLILSLTIFFFISLTQSQKSLQESFVSKLIVARDSKKAFLEKTLLEVENDLIYFTEMPVIIETLNGFYGEEEFSKSLNGFDKYIKDLQIVYYENNPYNNKEKLDNFFYDDNFDQNKISPDILDEIYQYNSIHEKINPLLRKLIYTKNVYYNIFYITPDGYILYSTKKNKEFGTNIETGEYKNTSLGDLYKLLKNSNDNNVHFSDIKNYKASDEEHGFFAGKKVMYDDENIGYLIFQILNESFEYILQDKRGMGETGITYIVGKDKIMRSNLKGEETILKQKVETKYVEKALKGEEGWEIGKNYKGEEVLAAYAPFKYKEIEWAFISEISTKEAFKASEKIKTILIITSIIILIISIVISLIFAKKISKPLIELSKKVDKFATGDFTVEFESKGKDETAIIAKSLQNMSKKLRETIKWLLEAGQKIEESSETLTKVSEKTKEANGEALRKAKKIEENAENAAATTEELTSGVNEVSIAAQNVSSNAVEIAQEVNETTQLTEEGEKSITEITKIIEQAVEKSKETEETVEILSEKAANIGEIVETITNITEQTNLLALNAAIEAARAGEAGKGFAVVADEIRKLAEESKKATEQIAQILTEIKEGAQNANKATEETAGVINKVEKNAEEIKEKFQKILERVENINQRIEGLTANAEEQSASTEEMAAASDKTAQMILEISNEITEITKDVEEESKEIENVNKKAEELEKLVDQLNEKLNQFKV